In one Zobellia galactanivorans genomic region, the following are encoded:
- a CDS encoding glucosaminidase domain-containing protein — MSIFFIGCKAKRTVASRSESPKQKKEVVVVKKESKKSDDGLYPMPEDTGKFVRFNIDSPEEYVETFAEIAQMEMKAFGIPASITLAQGLLESGLGKGALALKTNNHFGIKCHTGWEGDYDFHDDDEKGECFRKYNHPMYSYRDHSLFLKHRSRYAFLFDYRSDDYKRWAKGLRQAGYATDRHYPQKLISLIERYELHKYDTEIAKQGFHRPKTEEPVIASRAQSRVHVVQKGDTLYSISRAYSVSVDDLKRWNYMYDNNLAIGQKLTVKTQNFNK; from the coding sequence TTGAGCATATTTTTTATAGGATGTAAAGCCAAACGGACCGTCGCTTCGAGAAGCGAATCGCCAAAGCAAAAGAAGGAAGTTGTGGTCGTAAAAAAGGAAAGCAAGAAGTCTGACGACGGACTGTATCCTATGCCCGAAGACACCGGGAAATTCGTCCGTTTTAATATAGATTCGCCCGAAGAGTATGTTGAGACTTTCGCCGAAATCGCCCAAATGGAAATGAAGGCTTTTGGTATTCCCGCAAGTATTACCTTGGCCCAAGGCCTTTTGGAAAGCGGATTGGGAAAAGGGGCCTTGGCCCTAAAGACCAATAATCATTTTGGGATCAAATGCCATACCGGCTGGGAAGGCGATTACGACTTTCACGATGATGATGAAAAAGGGGAGTGTTTTAGAAAATACAACCACCCTATGTACTCGTACCGCGATCATAGCCTTTTCTTGAAACACCGTTCCCGCTACGCCTTTCTCTTCGACTACAGAAGTGACGATTACAAACGATGGGCCAAAGGCTTGCGACAGGCCGGTTACGCTACTGATAGGCACTATCCGCAAAAACTGATATCGCTTATAGAACGATACGAATTGCACAAGTACGATACTGAAATTGCCAAGCAGGGCTTTCATCGGCCCAAAACGGAAGAGCCGGTCATAGCGTCTCGTGCACAAAGTCGGGTGCATGTGGTTCAAAAGGGAGATACCCTATATTCGATCTCGAGGGCGTATTCCGTTTCCGTTGATGATCTAAAGCGATGGAACTACATGTACGACAATAACTTGGCCATCGGGCAAAAACTTACCGTTAAGACTCAAAATTTCAATAAATAG
- a CDS encoding aromatic amino acid hydroxylase, producing the protein MKYISNPVLDKLPAHLQQYIKPQDYNGYSAIDQAVWRYVMRKNVDYLSKMAHASYLEGLKKTGISIDHIPNMYGMNRILKEIGWAAVAVDGFIPPSAFMEFQAYNVLVIASDIRQLDHIEYTPAPDIIHEGAGHAPIIANPEYAEYLRRFGEIGCKAISNAKDYELYEAVRHLSIIKEAPGTPQEEIDKAEKHIEDLQNNMGEPSEIALIRNLHWWTVEYGLIGTPENPKIYGAGLLSSIGESAWCMTDKVKKIPYSIDAAYTSFDITQPQPQLFVTPDFAYLSQVLEEFANTMALRRGGLKGIQKLIESKELGTIELSTGLQISGNFDSVIEHEGKPAFFQTVGPTALSFREKELVGHSTKQHATGFGSPIGKLKGINLAIEDMSPLDLKAYNIFEGQQVSLEFEGHIKVSGEIITGTRNLQGEIILVTFKNCRVSHKDKVLFESNDELYNMAVGREIVSAFNGPADLNSFDLVTHKVSSSTIKVKADSAQSKLEQYYEQIRHFREGKNITISRHKVFEAIRDDYPNDWLLPVELYELAKENGDNDFAQEIAAHLETVKLNHPKLGHLIDDGLNLVNHKFETEKLK; encoded by the coding sequence ATGAAGTATATCAGCAACCCTGTTCTTGACAAGCTACCTGCCCATTTGCAGCAGTACATCAAACCACAGGATTACAATGGATATTCGGCTATAGACCAAGCCGTTTGGAGGTACGTAATGCGTAAAAACGTAGATTACCTCAGTAAGATGGCCCATGCTTCCTATCTTGAGGGACTGAAAAAAACCGGGATTTCCATAGACCACATTCCGAACATGTACGGTATGAACCGCATCTTAAAGGAAATCGGTTGGGCGGCCGTAGCCGTTGACGGATTTATTCCCCCTTCGGCCTTTATGGAGTTTCAGGCCTATAACGTTTTGGTCATTGCCTCCGACATACGCCAACTAGACCACATAGAGTACACTCCCGCCCCCGACATTATTCACGAGGGTGCAGGCCACGCTCCCATTATCGCCAACCCCGAGTATGCCGAATACCTTCGCCGTTTCGGAGAAATTGGTTGCAAGGCGATTTCCAATGCGAAAGATTACGAACTCTACGAAGCGGTACGCCACCTTTCCATCATTAAGGAAGCACCCGGCACACCCCAAGAAGAGATCGACAAGGCCGAAAAACATATTGAAGACCTACAAAACAACATGGGCGAACCCAGTGAGATCGCCCTTATTCGCAATCTGCACTGGTGGACTGTGGAGTACGGCCTCATTGGAACACCCGAAAATCCGAAAATATATGGTGCCGGACTTCTTTCCTCGATTGGGGAGAGTGCTTGGTGCATGACCGATAAAGTAAAGAAAATTCCGTATTCCATAGATGCGGCATATACTTCCTTCGACATCACCCAACCTCAACCACAGCTTTTCGTTACACCCGATTTTGCTTACCTGAGCCAGGTATTGGAAGAGTTCGCCAACACCATGGCCCTAAGGCGTGGAGGGTTAAAGGGAATACAAAAACTTATTGAATCGAAAGAACTGGGCACTATTGAACTCAGCACCGGATTGCAGATATCGGGAAATTTCGATAGCGTAATAGAACACGAAGGCAAGCCGGCATTCTTTCAGACCGTTGGACCTACCGCCCTTTCCTTCCGGGAAAAAGAGTTGGTCGGACACAGCACCAAACAGCACGCCACCGGTTTTGGATCGCCCATAGGCAAACTCAAAGGCATCAACCTGGCCATTGAAGACATGAGCCCCCTAGACTTGAAGGCCTATAACATTTTTGAAGGCCAGCAGGTTTCCCTAGAGTTCGAAGGACACATTAAGGTATCGGGAGAAATCATTACGGGTACCCGAAACCTACAGGGCGAAATTATTCTGGTTACCTTTAAAAACTGCCGAGTAAGCCATAAGGACAAAGTATTGTTCGAAAGTAATGACGAACTGTACAATATGGCCGTAGGTCGGGAAATTGTTTCCGCCTTTAACGGTCCGGCCGACCTCAACAGTTTTGACCTGGTTACCCACAAAGTATCATCGAGCACGATAAAAGTCAAGGCCGATTCCGCCCAAAGCAAATTGGAGCAGTATTACGAACAGATACGCCATTTTAGGGAAGGCAAGAACATTACCATCTCAAGACATAAGGTTTTTGAAGCCATCAGGGACGATTACCCTAACGATTGGCTGCTACCCGTGGAGCTATATGAACTCGCCAAAGAGAACGGCGACAATGATTTTGCCCAAGAAATAGCCGCACACCTAGAAACAGTTAAATTGAACCATCCGAAGCTAGGCCATCTGATAGATGATGGACTTAATTTGGTAAATCATAAATTTGAAACCGAAAAATTAAAATAA
- a CDS encoding DUF5995 family protein has protein sequence MLRQLDVIIDTAIATNSRMGLFAYVYRRTTAQILKEVELGNFEDNDRMVKFDVEFANFYLDAYHAYSNGLEVSRSWDFVFKNAKEPLTILQHVMLGINTHINLDLAMAVSAVMREKELAEIETDYNTVNRILSDIVNEIQDRLGRVSPLLFMLDWAGKNSDEKIIDFSMAKAREVSWGNANLLWGLGMEHQEEAIKNIDGVVLKLSELIKTPQSKIIGFLLSLIGRFEKKNIAKVIATLRED, from the coding sequence GTGCTCCGTCAATTGGATGTTATAATTGATACCGCCATTGCAACCAATAGCCGCATGGGCTTGTTCGCCTATGTGTACAGAAGGACTACGGCCCAAATACTAAAAGAAGTAGAGCTCGGAAATTTCGAGGATAATGACCGAATGGTAAAATTCGATGTTGAATTCGCCAATTTCTATCTCGACGCCTACCACGCTTATTCAAATGGCCTCGAGGTAAGCAGGTCGTGGGATTTTGTTTTCAAAAACGCCAAAGAGCCCTTGACCATTCTACAGCACGTTATGCTCGGAATCAATACGCATATCAATCTGGATCTGGCCATGGCGGTAAGTGCCGTTATGAGGGAAAAGGAGTTAGCGGAAATAGAAACCGACTATAACACGGTAAACCGTATTCTTTCCGATATTGTCAATGAAATACAAGACCGGCTTGGCCGTGTGTCCCCTTTGCTTTTTATGTTGGATTGGGCAGGGAAAAATTCAGACGAGAAGATTATCGATTTTAGTATGGCCAAGGCCAGGGAGGTGTCATGGGGCAATGCGAACTTACTTTGGGGTTTGGGTATGGAACATCAAGAGGAAGCGATTAAAAATATTGATGGGGTAGTGCTGAAATTGAGTGAACTCATTAAGACGCCCCAATCCAAGATTATCGGTTTTTTACTCAGCCTCATAGGCCGGTTCGAGAAAAAGAATATTGCTAAGGTCATCGCAACATTACGGGAAGACTAG
- a CDS encoding DUF3995 domain-containing protein, producing the protein MGSLPKIPPIATLVVGVVLVLFALVYLMKSGLLTIQGLNGVINYGYWFIPFIFILRAIGDFNYLGFFKKVKHTAFAKADSKVFVPLCLAIGIMGILIQLMD; encoded by the coding sequence ATGGGGAGCCTGCCTAAGATTCCCCCAATAGCGACCCTGGTGGTGGGAGTTGTCTTGGTTTTATTTGCTTTGGTTTACCTGATGAAATCAGGACTCCTAACTATTCAAGGTCTGAATGGGGTGATAAATTATGGATATTGGTTTATTCCTTTTATTTTTATTTTACGGGCCATAGGCGATTTTAATTATTTGGGCTTTTTTAAGAAAGTAAAACATACCGCATTCGCGAAGGCGGACTCAAAGGTTTTTGTTCCATTATGTCTGGCCATTGGTATAATGGGAATACTGATTCAATTAATGGATTGA
- a CDS encoding DUF4136 domain-containing protein, with product MKKIKILAIPMLVLLFLSSCTSVRVLSDYDKEANFDSYKTYAFYKTGIDKAQISDLDKKRILRAIEAEMGKRGFSKSENPDILVSIFTKEKEQVDIYNNYWGGYYGWGWNPYYWGPGWGGSNVSTRTEGSLYIDLIDAKSKELVWQGKGVGNLVNVSNIEKKEERIREFVSEILMQYPPNAVAAK from the coding sequence ATGAAAAAAATTAAAATCCTTGCGATTCCCATGCTTGTGTTGCTGTTCTTAAGCTCATGTACTTCGGTGCGCGTACTTTCGGATTACGACAAAGAGGCGAATTTTGACAGCTACAAAACCTATGCTTTTTACAAAACAGGTATAGACAAGGCCCAAATTTCGGATTTGGACAAAAAACGTATCCTTCGCGCCATTGAGGCCGAAATGGGCAAACGAGGCTTTTCAAAATCTGAGAATCCAGATATTTTAGTGAGCATATTCACCAAAGAAAAAGAACAGGTAGACATCTACAACAACTACTGGGGCGGCTATTATGGCTGGGGATGGAACCCGTATTACTGGGGCCCAGGATGGGGAGGTAGCAATGTAAGCACCCGTACCGAAGGCTCATTGTACATTGACCTCATCGATGCCAAAAGCAAGGAACTGGTATGGCAGGGCAAAGGGGTCGGCAATCTTGTGAACGTAAGCAATATAGAAAAGAAGGAAGAGCGCATTCGCGAATTTGTTTCGGAAATATTGATGCAATACCCACCGAACGCCGTGGCCGCAAAATAA
- a CDS encoding glucuronyl esterase domain-containing protein yields the protein MKPFIILFFALIPSIFVAQPEANYDETKVPKFTVPDPLLTFSGEAITDSDQWEEKRKLEIYQFFEKQIYGKVPAMLDEYSFEVIEEDNNALGGKAQRKQIAVGLKKNNRSLNFNILLYLPKGNENAPVFLGYNFHGNHTVTDDPKVIITKAWNANDIALNIQNNKATEASRGSRKNRWAIDKILDNGFGLATVYYGEIDPDKNDFSDGLHSLFYREGQTRPKTNEWGSIAAWAFGLSRAMDYLENDTNISKVIVFGHSRLGKAALWAGASDPRFDGVISNNSGCGGAALSKRKYGETIGHINNSFPHWFSESFKKYSNKEEILPVDQHQLLALIAPRPLYVASAAEDEWADPKGEFLSAQYATPVYALYGKKGISKSDSPVVDRPIQETLAYHIRSGKHDVTDYDWDQYISWAQNFVK from the coding sequence GTGAAACCATTCATCATTCTATTTTTTGCATTAATTCCATCGATATTTGTGGCACAACCCGAAGCAAATTATGACGAAACCAAGGTTCCCAAGTTTACCGTACCGGACCCATTATTGACCTTTAGTGGCGAAGCCATTACCGATAGCGACCAATGGGAAGAAAAACGAAAATTGGAAATCTATCAATTTTTCGAAAAACAGATTTACGGCAAGGTGCCCGCCATGCTCGACGAGTATTCGTTCGAAGTCATAGAGGAAGACAACAACGCTCTGGGTGGCAAGGCTCAGCGCAAACAAATCGCCGTTGGCCTAAAAAAGAACAACCGTTCGCTCAATTTCAACATCCTCCTCTATCTCCCCAAGGGAAACGAAAACGCTCCCGTATTCCTAGGCTATAATTTTCACGGTAACCACACGGTGACCGACGACCCCAAGGTCATCATAACCAAAGCCTGGAACGCGAACGACATCGCCTTGAACATCCAGAACAACAAGGCCACCGAAGCCTCTAGGGGCTCTAGAAAAAACCGCTGGGCCATTGACAAAATACTCGACAACGGATTTGGACTAGCGACGGTCTACTACGGTGAAATCGACCCTGATAAAAACGATTTTTCCGATGGATTGCACAGCCTCTTCTATAGGGAAGGACAAACAAGACCCAAAACAAACGAATGGGGAAGCATTGCCGCATGGGCCTTTGGCCTTAGCCGTGCCATGGATTACCTCGAAAACGACACCAACATTTCCAAGGTTATTGTTTTTGGCCATTCAAGACTGGGCAAGGCCGCACTTTGGGCCGGGGCCTCCGACCCTCGCTTTGACGGAGTGATCAGCAACAATTCCGGATGCGGTGGCGCGGCCTTATCTAAACGCAAATATGGGGAAACCATAGGCCACATCAACAATTCCTTTCCGCATTGGTTTTCGGAAAGCTTCAAGAAATACAGCAACAAAGAAGAAATATTGCCCGTAGACCAGCACCAACTATTGGCATTGATCGCCCCAAGGCCTTTATATGTGGCAAGTGCCGCCGAAGACGAATGGGCCGACCCCAAGGGCGAATTTCTTTCGGCACAGTACGCCACACCGGTATACGCCCTATATGGCAAAAAAGGAATCTCTAAAAGCGATAGCCCCGTTGTCGACAGGCCTATTCAAGAAACCCTAGCCTACCATATACGATCGGGAAAACACGATGTTACCGATTACGATTGGGACCAATACATCAGTTGGGCGCAAAATTTTGTAAAATAA
- a CDS encoding DUF3995 domain-containing protein has translation MIIMVLSLILFLVFIVLGGLHFYWLFGGDWAVGKVIPTKGNGEPA, from the coding sequence ATGATTATTATGGTTTTGTCCTTAATTCTGTTCTTGGTTTTTATCGTACTTGGAGGTTTGCATTTCTATTGGCTTTTTGGAGGCGATTGGGCGGTAGGGAAAGTGATCCCCACAAAAGGCAATGGGGAGCCTGCCTAA
- a CDS encoding 1-aminocyclopropane-1-carboxylate deaminase/D-cysteine desulfhydrase: MGEVTKNQEINLAILAEKAVSLVLKREDRIHPLISGNKYRKLKYNLEEARTKGFGTLLTFGGAFSNHIAATAYAGQLHGFKTVGVIRGEEIAEKWRGNGTLKLAHSHGMEFNFISREAYRNKDSKALLAGLEERFGKFYLLPEGGTNALAIKGCEEILTPDDAVFDVVCCAVGTGGTIAGISNAAHDSQKVLGFPALKGDFLQEDICKFAPRGNWKLITDYHFGGYAKLTEALVQFINDFNLKTQIPLDPVYTGKMVYGILDLVKNGYFPPKTKILAIHTGGLQGIAGMNQSLKKKNLPLINI; this comes from the coding sequence ATGGGTGAAGTGACCAAAAATCAAGAAATAAACCTGGCGATATTGGCCGAGAAAGCGGTTTCCCTTGTTCTTAAAAGGGAGGATCGGATACATCCTTTGATTTCCGGAAACAAATACAGAAAACTCAAATACAACCTAGAAGAGGCCCGAACCAAGGGTTTCGGTACCCTATTGACGTTTGGGGGAGCCTTCTCGAACCATATTGCGGCCACGGCCTATGCGGGACAACTCCATGGTTTTAAGACCGTCGGGGTGATACGGGGGGAAGAAATTGCTGAAAAATGGCGGGGGAACGGTACGCTGAAATTGGCACATTCCCATGGCATGGAATTCAACTTTATATCTAGGGAAGCCTATCGTAACAAAGATAGTAAGGCGCTTTTGGCCGGTCTGGAAGAACGCTTCGGTAAATTTTATCTCTTGCCCGAAGGAGGAACGAATGCCTTGGCCATAAAGGGATGTGAGGAAATTTTGACTCCCGATGATGCTGTTTTCGATGTGGTCTGTTGTGCCGTGGGAACAGGGGGTACTATTGCCGGAATCAGTAATGCGGCCCATGATTCTCAAAAAGTTTTGGGGTTTCCGGCGCTTAAAGGAGATTTTTTACAAGAAGATATTTGTAAATTTGCTCCAAGGGGAAATTGGAAGTTGATAACCGACTATCATTTTGGGGGTTACGCAAAGCTCACCGAAGCATTGGTGCAGTTTATAAACGATTTTAATTTAAAGACCCAAATACCGCTCGACCCTGTTTATACAGGTAAGATGGTCTACGGTATTTTAGATTTGGTCAAGAATGGGTATTTCCCCCCAAAAACCAAAATATTGGCCATCCACACAGGGGGGCTACAAGGTATAGCGGGAATGAACCAGAGTTTGAAAAAGAAAAATCTACCATTGATAAACATATGA
- a CDS encoding DUF4230 domain-containing protein, with protein MKKVFVGVIVTLAVVLVFRSCADEREEKSILQENSMLIQTQIDNVSKLIVTEGHFAEVYNYKDSKMLFGPFISAEKKALVVVNADVTIAYDLNQIDFEVDEVNKILRIKSIPEPEVKINPDFEYYDVSSDYLNMFEASDYNKIKKNVKASLMKKVEASSLKTNARNRLISELQKFYILTNSMGWQLVYKDEVVDQNLSDFFLKD; from the coding sequence ATGAAAAAAGTATTTGTAGGGGTTATTGTCACCTTGGCGGTAGTTTTGGTGTTCCGTTCATGTGCCGATGAAAGGGAGGAGAAAAGCATCCTTCAAGAAAACAGTATGCTTATCCAAACACAGATAGACAACGTCAGTAAATTGATCGTTACCGAAGGACATTTTGCCGAAGTTTACAATTACAAAGATTCCAAAATGCTTTTCGGTCCCTTTATCTCCGCGGAAAAGAAAGCCTTGGTAGTGGTCAATGCCGATGTTACCATAGCTTATGACCTGAATCAAATAGACTTTGAAGTCGATGAGGTCAATAAGATATTGCGAATCAAAAGTATACCTGAGCCCGAGGTAAAGATCAATCCCGACTTTGAGTATTATGATGTGAGTTCAGACTACTTGAATATGTTCGAGGCTAGCGATTATAATAAGATCAAGAAAAACGTCAAGGCCTCGTTGATGAAAAAGGTGGAAGCCTCATCGTTAAAAACGAATGCCCGGAACCGTCTGATAAGCGAACTTCAGAAGTTTTACATCTTAACAAATTCCATGGGGTGGCAGTTGGTCTACAAAGACGAGGTCGTAGACCAAAATCTAAGCGATTTTTTTCTTAAGGATTGA
- a CDS encoding DUF5522 domain-containing protein yields the protein MKKIIPPEEGDFYLSKEGYRVFTQQYHLKRGYCCESGCRHCPYGFDPKTNRQ from the coding sequence ATGAAAAAAATAATCCCGCCCGAGGAGGGCGATTTTTACCTATCAAAAGAAGGATATCGGGTGTTTACCCAGCAATATCATTTAAAGAGAGGGTACTGTTGTGAAAGTGGTTGCAGGCACTGCCCCTATGGTTTTGACCCCAAAACGAACCGCCAATGA
- a CDS encoding GSCFA domain-containing protein — protein sequence MKLQTQIPLQKASNQIDYESRLVFLGSCFSENIGGKSTYFKFRSLRNPFGILFHPLAIENLVSRALRKKRYTQDDIFYHNERWQCYEAHSDLSALSQETLLGALNDGLEKTAEHLATATHIGITLGTAWVYRHLETDAVVANCHKVPQKQFSKELLGIAEMKAALNTIMDSVRSVNPKVQFILTVSPVRHLKDGFVENQRSKAHLISAVHGVLQEGVSYFPSYEIQMDELRDYRFYKEDMVHPNQLAVDYIWERFKSVWITEGAQESMQQVDAIQKGLRHRPFHPESEQHKTFLKSLGLKINNVQKQFPFMDFSGQISGG from the coding sequence ATGAAACTCCAAACACAAATACCTTTACAAAAGGCCTCAAACCAAATCGATTATGAAAGTCGCTTGGTTTTTCTGGGTTCTTGTTTTTCTGAAAATATCGGGGGAAAGTCCACCTACTTTAAGTTTCGGTCACTCCGGAATCCTTTCGGTATTTTGTTTCATCCCTTGGCCATTGAAAATTTGGTATCTCGGGCCCTTCGGAAGAAGCGGTATACCCAAGATGATATATTTTATCATAACGAACGCTGGCAGTGTTATGAGGCCCATTCCGATCTAAGTGCCCTTTCCCAAGAAACCCTATTGGGAGCACTCAATGATGGATTGGAAAAAACGGCGGAACATCTGGCGACCGCTACCCATATCGGCATCACCTTGGGAACGGCATGGGTGTATCGCCACTTAGAAACCGACGCGGTAGTGGCCAACTGTCATAAAGTCCCGCAGAAACAATTCTCAAAGGAACTGTTGGGCATTGCGGAAATGAAGGCGGCCCTGAATACCATTATGGACTCCGTTCGTTCGGTAAACCCGAAGGTGCAGTTTATTTTAACCGTATCGCCCGTACGTCATCTAAAGGACGGTTTTGTGGAGAATCAAAGAAGTAAGGCGCATTTGATTTCGGCGGTCCATGGGGTTCTGCAAGAGGGGGTGTCATATTTTCCTTCGTACGAAATCCAGATGGACGAGCTTAGGGATTACCGCTTCTACAAAGAGGATATGGTACACCCCAATCAATTGGCGGTTGATTATATCTGGGAGAGGTTTAAATCGGTATGGATTACGGAGGGAGCCCAAGAATCAATGCAGCAGGTCGATGCCATTCAAAAAGGATTACGTCACAGGCCCTTTCATCCGGAATCGGAACAGCATAAAACGTTCTTAAAATCTTTGGGGCTTAAGATCAACAACGTTCAAAAGCAGTTTCCCTTCATGGATTTTTCCGGTCAAATTTCTGGGGGGTAG
- a CDS encoding Crp/Fnr family transcriptional regulator produces MNQVLPFEEHDWKAIEPYLSIVGFDEGEQLLRPPQICGFIAFIKSGSIRSYHTNDQLVETNLLLRSENEFITDYESFIREEPATLSIQGIEKGEAIFLDRTGLNALYETSFYWNKFGRIISEQIFVNSKRRTEQLLFLNPRERYLLLMKEHPDYFQKYSLKHIASYLGITPQSLSRIRNQLSRH; encoded by the coding sequence TTGAACCAGGTATTACCTTTTGAAGAGCACGATTGGAAGGCGATAGAGCCCTATCTGTCGATAGTTGGCTTTGACGAAGGGGAGCAGTTGCTCCGGCCTCCGCAAATATGTGGTTTTATTGCTTTTATTAAGTCGGGTTCCATACGGTCTTACCACACCAATGACCAATTGGTGGAAACCAATCTCTTGCTAAGGTCCGAAAACGAATTCATTACGGATTATGAGAGTTTTATACGCGAAGAACCGGCCACCTTGTCTATTCAGGGTATTGAAAAAGGGGAGGCCATTTTTTTAGATAGGACAGGGCTCAATGCGCTTTACGAAACTTCTTTTTATTGGAATAAATTTGGGAGGATCATAAGTGAGCAAATATTCGTCAACAGTAAACGTAGAACCGAACAGCTGTTATTTTTGAATCCAAGGGAGCGATACTTGCTTTTGATGAAAGAACATCCTGATTATTTTCAAAAGTATTCCCTAAAGCATATCGCGAGTTATTTGGGCATTACCCCACAGTCATTAAGTAGGATCAGAAATCAGCTTTCAAGGCATTAA